The following are encoded in a window of Bradyrhizobium sp. WBOS07 genomic DNA:
- a CDS encoding sigma-54 dependent transcriptional regulator, giving the protein MTFSTSRASAAAPAAAGREPAAKPGKTTAGPEFGALAQASILIVDDEPGMRNFLVRTLGPRCKLVDEAADTDQASRKLDSNRYDVVILDNIMPGKNGVDWLAEQRAVGFFADAILITAFADLDTAIQALRAGAADFVLKPFRSNQILNAVARCLDRVRLQRENYVLRYALQASSDRTFLRDNLIGQSAPTLRVRETIARVAPLPTSVLLTGESGTGKEVAARSIHSLSDRADKPFVPVNCAAIPPDMIEAELFGHIKGAFTGADSGREGLFLHAHGGTLFLDEIGELPLPMQSKLLRVLEDRRVRPVGSEREVPVDLRFIFATNAELQKEVERGRFRADLFYRLNVVQIRLPLLKDRGDDVLELAGIFMSKLSVQLGMPPVPIDASVRAALASYDWPGNVRELRNLIERTLILGAFPDDFAGPRNDGQSAPADSLAELERRHILGVLKEVNGNREEAARRLGISRKTIDRKCALWDV; this is encoded by the coding sequence ATGACTTTCTCAACATCGAGGGCAAGCGCAGCCGCACCTGCCGCGGCGGGCCGCGAGCCTGCTGCCAAGCCCGGCAAGACGACTGCAGGGCCGGAGTTCGGCGCGCTGGCGCAGGCCTCCATCCTGATCGTCGACGATGAGCCGGGCATGCGCAATTTCCTGGTGCGCACGCTTGGACCGCGCTGCAAGCTGGTGGACGAGGCGGCCGATACCGACCAGGCCTCGCGCAAGCTCGATTCAAACCGCTACGACGTCGTCATTCTCGACAACATCATGCCGGGCAAGAACGGCGTCGATTGGCTCGCCGAGCAGCGCGCCGTCGGCTTCTTCGCCGATGCCATCCTGATCACCGCCTTTGCCGACCTCGACACCGCGATCCAGGCCCTGCGCGCCGGTGCGGCCGATTTCGTGCTCAAGCCGTTCCGCTCCAACCAGATCCTCAACGCGGTGGCGAGATGCCTCGACCGTGTCCGCCTCCAGCGCGAGAACTACGTCCTGCGCTATGCCTTGCAGGCCTCGTCCGACCGCACCTTTCTGCGCGACAACCTGATCGGGCAGTCGGCACCGACGCTGCGCGTGCGCGAGACCATCGCGCGGGTCGCGCCGCTGCCGACCTCGGTTCTCCTCACCGGCGAATCCGGCACCGGCAAGGAAGTGGCGGCGCGCTCGATCCACTCGCTGTCCGACCGCGCCGACAAGCCGTTCGTGCCCGTGAATTGCGCAGCGATCCCGCCCGACATGATCGAGGCCGAGCTGTTCGGACACATCAAGGGCGCCTTCACCGGCGCCGATTCGGGGCGTGAAGGCCTGTTCCTGCACGCCCATGGCGGCACGCTGTTCCTCGACGAGATCGGGGAACTGCCGCTGCCGATGCAGAGCAAGCTGCTCCGCGTGCTCGAAGACCGCCGCGTCCGCCCGGTCGGCTCCGAGCGTGAGGTTCCGGTCGATCTGCGCTTCATCTTCGCGACCAATGCCGAGCTTCAGAAGGAGGTCGAGAGGGGCCGTTTCCGGGCCGATCTGTTCTACCGGCTCAACGTGGTGCAGATCCGCCTGCCGCTCCTGAAGGATCGCGGCGACGACGTGCTGGAGCTTGCCGGCATCTTCATGAGCAAGCTGTCGGTTCAGCTCGGCATGCCGCCGGTGCCGATCGACGCCTCGGTGCGGGCGGCGCTTGCAAGCTATGACTGGCCGGGCAATGTCCGCGAGCTGCGCAATCTGATCGAGCGTACGCTGATCCTCGGCGCCTTCCCCGACGATTTCGCCGGTCCCCGCAACGACGGTCAGTCGGCGCCCGCCGACAGCCTCGCCGAGCTCGAGCGCCGTCACATTCTCGGCGTGCTGAAGGAGGTCAACGGCAATCGCGAGGAGGCGGCCCGGCGCCTCGGCATCTCGCGCAAGACCATCGACCGCAAATGCGCGTTGTGGGATGTCTGA
- a CDS encoding sulfurtransferase TusA family protein → MTRTMLDLTGLKCPLPALKTRKALKPLQPGDQLEVHCTDPLSVIDIPNLIRETGDKVEITERNEARIVFLVEKGAGS, encoded by the coding sequence ATGACCAGAACGATGCTCGATCTCACCGGACTGAAGTGTCCGCTGCCCGCCCTGAAGACGCGCAAGGCGCTCAAGCCATTGCAGCCCGGCGATCAGCTCGAGGTTCATTGCACCGATCCCCTGTCGGTGATTGACATTCCGAATCTGATCCGCGAGACCGGCGACAAGGTCGAGATCACCGAGCGCAACGAGGCCCGCATCGTGTTCCTGGTCGAAAAGGGCGCTGGCTCGTAG
- the glp gene encoding gephyrin-like molybdotransferase Glp, with the protein MAQLSDDCFAFGGPMMSVDDAVGLITARVAAIADLETVALTDADGRVLARDVAAPLPLPPFTNSAVDGYAVRDADLPVGAEQAFPLDGRIQAGGLAQAPIKPGHTARIFTGAPMPPDAETVFMQEDVRVDAAGRIVLPPGLKRGANVRPAGEDIPQGHVALRAGQRLRPQHVALAAAFGLTSLDVVRRIRVAVFSTGDELASPGEPRAPSQLFDSNRFMLMAMLRRLGCEVSDLGILRDERTSLANGLKQVAGRHDLVLTTGGVSTGEEDHVKAAVESIGSLVLWRMAIKPGRPVAMGIIDGTPLIGLPGNPVASFVTFVHVVRPTVLALAGGSPEPLTPIPLRAAFTYKKKAGRREYVRVSLRRAQDGRLEAIKFPREGAGLLSSLVETEGLVELGESITGVEPGQDVGFLSYADLL; encoded by the coding sequence ATGGCGCAACTCTCGGACGATTGCTTTGCCTTCGGCGGCCCGATGATGTCGGTCGACGACGCCGTCGGCCTGATCACGGCGCGCGTCGCCGCGATCGCCGATCTGGAGACGGTGGCGCTCACCGACGCAGACGGGCGCGTGCTCGCGCGCGACGTCGCGGCGCCGCTGCCGTTGCCGCCCTTCACCAACTCGGCCGTCGACGGCTATGCTGTGCGCGACGCCGATCTTCCTGTTGGCGCCGAGCAGGCGTTCCCGCTGGATGGCCGCATCCAGGCCGGCGGGCTCGCCCAGGCACCGATCAAGCCCGGCCACACCGCGCGCATCTTCACGGGCGCGCCGATGCCGCCCGATGCCGAGACCGTCTTCATGCAGGAAGATGTCCGAGTCGATGCGGCCGGCAGGATCGTTCTGCCGCCGGGGCTGAAGCGTGGGGCCAATGTCCGGCCCGCAGGCGAGGACATCCCGCAGGGACATGTCGCGCTGCGCGCGGGCCAGCGCTTGCGGCCGCAGCACGTCGCGCTGGCGGCGGCGTTCGGTCTGACCAGCCTCGACGTGGTCAGGCGCATTCGCGTCGCGGTGTTCTCGACCGGTGACGAGCTGGCTTCGCCCGGCGAGCCGCGCGCGCCCTCGCAGCTGTTCGATTCCAACCGCTTCATGCTGATGGCGATGCTGCGCCGGCTCGGCTGCGAGGTCAGCGACCTCGGCATCCTGCGCGACGAGCGGACCTCGCTGGCGAACGGCCTGAAGCAGGTGGCGGGTCGCCACGACCTGGTCCTCACCACCGGCGGCGTCTCGACCGGGGAGGAGGATCACGTCAAGGCGGCGGTCGAGAGCATCGGCTCGCTGGTGCTGTGGCGAATGGCGATCAAGCCCGGCCGGCCTGTGGCGATGGGCATCATCGACGGCACGCCGCTGATCGGATTGCCCGGCAATCCGGTCGCGAGCTTCGTGACGTTCGTCCATGTGGTGCGGCCGACGGTGCTGGCGCTGGCCGGCGGCTCGCCGGAGCCGTTGACGCCGATCCCGCTGCGCGCGGCGTTCACCTACAAGAAGAAGGCGGGCCGGCGCGAATATGTGCGCGTTTCCCTGCGACGCGCGCAGGACGGCCGGCTCGAGGCCATCAAGTTTCCGCGCGAGGGCGCGGGACTCCTGTCCTCGCTGGTCGAGACCGAGGGCCTCGTCGAGCTCGGCGAGAGCATCACGGGCGTCGAGCCGGGGCAGGATGTCGGCTTCTTGTCCTACGCCGATCTGCTGTAG
- the mobB gene encoding molybdopterin-guanine dinucleotide biosynthesis protein B, giving the protein MKVIGLAGWSGAGKTTLLARLIPHFNAQGLRVSVIKHAHHRFDVDVPGKDSWRHREAGAAEVLVASSNRWALMHELRGAAEPRLPELLGKLSAVDLVVVEGFKREPHRKIEVHRAANGKPLLFPDDPGIAGIATDAAIDTHLPTVHLDDIEAAAALLLRAAMPVDEVVAASAAIR; this is encoded by the coding sequence ATGAAAGTCATCGGCCTTGCAGGCTGGAGCGGGGCGGGCAAGACCACGCTGTTGGCGCGGCTGATCCCGCATTTCAACGCGCAGGGCCTGCGCGTCTCGGTGATCAAGCATGCGCATCACCGGTTCGATGTCGACGTGCCCGGCAAGGATTCCTGGCGACATCGCGAGGCCGGCGCGGCCGAGGTGCTGGTTGCCTCGTCGAACCGCTGGGCCCTGATGCATGAATTGCGCGGCGCGGCGGAGCCGCGGCTGCCGGAATTATTGGGCAAGCTGTCCGCGGTCGATCTCGTCGTGGTCGAGGGTTTCAAGCGCGAGCCGCACCGCAAGATCGAGGTGCATCGCGCGGCCAACGGCAAGCCGCTGCTGTTTCCCGACGATCCCGGCATTGCCGGGATCGCGACCGACGCCGCCATTGACACGCACCTGCCGACTGTCCATCTCGACGACATCGAGGCTGCTGCGGCGCTGCTGCTGCGCGCGGCGATGCCGGTCGACGAAGTGGTGGCGGCAAGCGCCGCGATACGCTGA
- the fdhD gene encoding formate dehydrogenase accessory sulfurtransferase FdhD — translation MMKIDKAPVPLIVPNPDDPRLTQSVVGTDQTGARVEIKVPMERPLTLYLNAQEIVTMMTIGDYPEYLALGYLLNQNMLKYNDAVTDVEYDDDLQVVVVRTEHHTNFEAKLKKRTQTSGCAQGTAFGDLLEAVESVALPKAELRTSWLYQMTQTINTMPSLYLEAGAIHGCVLCKEGTPLCYTEDVGRHNAVDKIAGWMYRHGVDASDKILYTTGRLTSEMVIKTVRMGIPILVSRSGFTAWGVDLARQVGLTLVGRTRGKRFIVLAGEERIVYDQNLAYVEEESAKHKRKGEGGDD, via the coding sequence ATGATGAAGATCGACAAAGCTCCGGTGCCCCTGATCGTCCCCAATCCGGACGACCCGCGCCTGACCCAGAGCGTGGTTGGCACCGACCAGACCGGCGCCAGGGTCGAGATCAAGGTGCCGATGGAGCGGCCGCTGACGCTCTACCTGAACGCCCAGGAGATCGTCACCATGATGACGATCGGCGACTATCCGGAATATCTGGCGCTCGGCTACCTGCTGAACCAGAACATGCTGAAATATAACGACGCGGTCACCGACGTCGAATACGACGACGATCTCCAGGTGGTCGTGGTGCGCACCGAACATCACACCAATTTCGAAGCCAAGCTGAAGAAGCGCACCCAGACCTCGGGCTGTGCGCAGGGCACCGCTTTCGGCGACCTGCTCGAAGCCGTCGAGAGCGTCGCGCTGCCAAAGGCGGAGCTGCGGACATCCTGGCTGTACCAGATGACGCAAACCATCAACACCATGCCCTCGCTCTATCTCGAGGCCGGCGCGATCCACGGCTGCGTGCTGTGCAAGGAGGGCACACCGCTCTGCTACACCGAGGACGTCGGCCGCCACAACGCCGTCGACAAGATCGCCGGCTGGATGTATCGCCACGGCGTCGACGCTTCCGACAAGATCCTCTACACCACGGGACGCCTCACCTCGGAGATGGTGATCAAAACGGTCCGCATGGGCATTCCGATCCTGGTGTCGCGCTCCGGCTTCACCGCCTGGGGCGTCGATCTTGCAAGGCAGGTGGGCTTGACGCTGGTCGGCCGCACCCGCGGCAAGCGCTTCATCGTGCTCGCGGGCGAGGAGCGCATCGTCTACGACCAGAACCTTGCTTACGTCGAGGAGGAATCGGCGAAGCACAAGCGCAAGGGTGAAGGTGGTGACGACTGA
- the mobA gene encoding molybdenum cofactor guanylyltransferase MobA, translated as MKVVTTEFPATQGVLLAGGLARRMGGGDKPMRTIGGRTILDRVIARLKPQCSGLILNANGDPARFAAFGLPVVPDDVPGFPGPLAGILAALDWTAANRTGVEWVLSAAGDCPFLPRDLVARLHEARVRENAQLAVAASGEQSHPVIGLWQVALRDELRHALVVEDLRKIDRWTARYPLATVTWPAEPLDPFFNANTVEDIAEAERRAALDDAP; from the coding sequence GTGAAGGTGGTGACGACTGAATTTCCGGCCACGCAAGGTGTGCTGCTCGCCGGCGGCCTCGCCCGCCGCATGGGGGGCGGCGACAAGCCGATGCGCACCATCGGCGGCCGCACCATTCTGGACCGCGTGATCGCGCGCCTGAAGCCTCAATGCAGCGGGTTGATCCTCAATGCGAACGGCGATCCCGCGCGTTTCGCGGCCTTCGGCTTGCCGGTCGTCCCCGACGACGTGCCCGGCTTTCCCGGCCCGCTCGCCGGCATCCTCGCCGCGCTGGACTGGACCGCGGCGAACCGGACAGGCGTCGAATGGGTGCTCAGCGCCGCCGGCGACTGCCCGTTCCTGCCGCGCGATCTGGTTGCCCGCCTGCACGAGGCACGCGTGCGCGAAAACGCCCAGCTCGCCGTCGCCGCGTCAGGCGAGCAGTCGCATCCCGTGATCGGCCTGTGGCAGGTTGCCTTGCGCGACGAGCTGCGCCACGCGCTGGTCGTCGAAGACCTCCGCAAGATCGACCGCTGGACCGCCCGCTATCCGCTGGCGACGGTGACGTGGCCGGCCGAGCCACTCGATCCATTCTTCAACGCCAACACGGTCGAGGACATCGCCGAAGCCGAGCGGCGGGCCGCGCTGGATGATGCGCCCTAA
- a CDS encoding molybdopterin biosynthesis protein: MTMIPQPQDRSAFEQAQFLKILSREDALARFEAALFPRSIPAEPRKLADALGAALAEDVTAPIDVPPFDRSNVDGFAGRSADLVAAGEGKPVRLALNGETIQCGTAPRLQVASGTATAIATGGPLPRGADAVVMVEHTQPAGSDAIEVRRAVSPGQFVSYAGSDIARGEALLRAGTIIGSREIGMLAACGIAEVQVARKPRVAVISTGDELVQPGQRLAPAGIYDTNGAIVAAAIDENGGEAVFLGAIPDDEAKLEAAMRGALADADMLVLSGGTSKGAGDLSHRIIGRLGEPGIIAHGVALKPGKPLCLAVCDGKPVVILPGFPTSAMFTFHDMIVPVLRRLAGLPPRSDAKVNATVPVRIASELGRTEFVMVSLVEGRDGLIAYPSGKGSGAITSFAQADGFLRIDALADQMPAGTATEVTLFTPHVRVPDLVIVGSHCTGLDLVTAGLAHAGLTVRSIAVGSLGGLAAAKRGECDVAPIHLFDDTSETYNTPYLVDGLELVPGWRRMQGIVFRKGDRRFEGLDVKQAAAAALADPACIMVNRNQGAGTRILIDRLLGGARPEGYWNQPRSHNAVAAAVAQHRADWGMTIAPVAAAAGLGFIPLAEEHYDFALVTARKDRPAVQAFLDALGSDEARAALERAGFRPA, translated from the coding sequence ATGACGATGATCCCCCAGCCGCAAGACCGCAGCGCCTTCGAGCAGGCGCAGTTCCTCAAGATCCTCTCGCGGGAGGACGCCCTGGCGCGCTTCGAGGCGGCGTTGTTCCCGCGTTCGATTCCAGCCGAGCCGCGCAAGCTGGCCGATGCGCTCGGCGCAGCGCTCGCCGAAGACGTCACGGCGCCGATCGACGTTCCCCCTTTCGACCGCTCCAATGTCGACGGCTTTGCCGGGCGCTCGGCGGATCTCGTCGCGGCAGGCGAAGGCAAGCCGGTGCGTCTTGCATTGAACGGCGAAACGATCCAGTGCGGCACCGCGCCAAGGCTGCAGGTTGCATCGGGAACCGCGACGGCGATCGCCACCGGCGGTCCGCTGCCGCGTGGCGCCGACGCCGTCGTCATGGTCGAGCACACCCAGCCGGCAGGCTCCGACGCGATCGAGGTTCGCCGTGCCGTCTCGCCGGGGCAATTCGTATCCTATGCCGGATCCGACATCGCGCGCGGCGAGGCGCTGCTGCGGGCCGGCACCATCATCGGCTCGCGCGAGATCGGCATGCTGGCGGCCTGCGGCATCGCCGAGGTGCAGGTCGCGCGCAAGCCGCGCGTGGCCGTGATCTCCACCGGCGATGAACTGGTCCAGCCCGGCCAGAGGCTCGCCCCCGCCGGGATCTACGACACCAACGGCGCCATCGTCGCGGCCGCGATCGACGAGAACGGCGGCGAGGCGGTCTTCCTCGGCGCCATTCCGGACGACGAAGCCAAGCTCGAAGCTGCCATGCGCGGCGCGCTCGCGGATGCCGACATGCTGGTGTTGTCAGGCGGCACCTCGAAAGGCGCGGGCGACCTGTCCCATCGCATCATCGGCCGGCTCGGCGAGCCCGGCATCATCGCGCATGGCGTCGCGCTCAAGCCCGGCAAGCCGCTGTGCCTTGCGGTGTGCGACGGCAAGCCGGTGGTGATCCTGCCGGGCTTTCCGACCTCGGCAATGTTCACTTTCCACGACATGATCGTGCCGGTGCTGCGCAGGCTGGCCGGCCTGCCGCCACGCTCCGATGCGAAGGTGAACGCGACGGTGCCGGTGCGCATCGCGTCCGAGCTCGGTCGCACCGAATTCGTCATGGTCTCGCTGGTCGAGGGCAGGGATGGCCTGATCGCCTATCCCTCCGGCAAGGGGTCCGGCGCGATCACGTCCTTCGCGCAGGCCGACGGTTTCTTGCGCATCGACGCGCTCGCCGACCAGATGCCGGCCGGGACCGCAACCGAGGTGACGCTGTTCACGCCGCATGTGCGGGTGCCCGATCTCGTCATCGTCGGCAGCCATTGCACCGGCCTCGATCTCGTTACGGCCGGGCTCGCGCATGCCGGCCTGACCGTGCGCTCGATCGCGGTCGGCAGCCTCGGCGGACTCGCGGCCGCCAAGCGCGGCGAATGCGATGTCGCGCCGATCCATCTGTTCGACGACACGAGCGAGACCTACAACACGCCCTATCTCGTCGACGGCCTCGAGCTGGTCCCGGGCTGGCGGCGGATGCAGGGCATTGTCTTCCGCAAGGGCGACCGGCGTTTCGAAGGCCTGGACGTAAAGCAAGCGGCCGCTGCTGCGCTCGCCGATCCCGCCTGCATCATGGTGAACCGCAACCAGGGCGCCGGCACGCGCATCCTGATCGACCGGCTGCTCGGCGGCGCGCGCCCGGAAGGCTATTGGAACCAGCCGCGGTCGCATAACGCGGTCGCGGCGGCGGTCGCCCAGCACCGCGCCGATTGGGGGATGACCATTGCGCCGGTCGCCGCTGCGGCCGGTCTCGGTTTCATTCCGCTCGCGGAAGAGCACTATGACTTTGCGCTGGTGACGGCGCGCAAGGACCGTCCAGCGGTGCAGGCGTTTCTCGACGCCCTCGGCTCGGATGAGGCGCGTGCGGCGCTGGAGCGGGCCGGCTTCCGGCCCGCGTAG
- a CDS encoding molybdopterin-binding protein: MTQRLPPSLTPLDTALAALLRGLAPLAPVELPLREAAGCIAAGTPLLAAHPRHDIAATDGWALRANDLVGASSYSPLPLTTAPAWIEAGDAMPAGCDCVLDADAMEVSGPLVQALAEAVPGQGVRRAGSDIAARTPAGVEGSPVGAADLLLARVAGLAKLGVRRPRLRIVNVPGATATMHMIAGLARSAGLDVEPREAGGRDEASIADALDASSCDLVLTIGGSGVGRRDAAVLALARRGEVKAHGLALQPGRTAAVGRLGPVPAVALPGSPDAALAAWLALVQPLVDRLAARRTRRRITLPLARKIASSGGIAEVVLLAEERDAWTPLAIGEWPFHAIAGADAWLLVPGDSEGFAAGAPVDAYLIRE; encoded by the coding sequence ATGACCCAGCGCCTGCCGCCTTCGCTGACGCCGCTCGACACCGCGCTCGCCGCATTGCTGAGGGGGCTCGCGCCGCTTGCGCCGGTGGAGTTGCCGCTGCGCGAAGCGGCCGGGTGCATCGCGGCGGGCACGCCGTTGCTTGCGGCCCATCCGCGGCACGACATTGCCGCGACGGACGGCTGGGCGCTCCGCGCCAATGATCTGGTCGGCGCGTCCTCTTATTCGCCGCTGCCTTTGACGACAGCCCCGGCATGGATCGAGGCCGGCGACGCGATGCCGGCGGGATGCGACTGCGTGCTCGATGCCGACGCGATGGAGGTGTCCGGGCCGCTGGTGCAGGCGCTGGCGGAAGCCGTGCCGGGGCAGGGCGTCAGGCGCGCCGGCAGCGACATCGCGGCGCGCACGCCTGCGGGGGTCGAGGGCTCTCCGGTCGGTGCGGCCGATCTGCTGCTCGCACGTGTTGCGGGCCTGGCGAAGCTCGGCGTGCGGCGGCCGCGCCTGCGCATCGTCAATGTCCCGGGTGCAACGGCAACGATGCACATGATCGCCGGCCTCGCGCGTTCAGCAGGACTGGACGTCGAACCGCGCGAAGCCGGCGGGCGCGATGAAGCATCGATTGCCGACGCGCTTGACGCCTCCTCGTGTGATCTCGTGCTGACCATCGGCGGCAGCGGCGTCGGCCGCCGCGACGCCGCCGTGCTGGCGCTGGCCCGGCGGGGCGAGGTGAAGGCTCACGGCCTTGCGCTTCAACCTGGACGTACTGCCGCGGTCGGTCGGCTCGGACCGGTTCCCGCCGTCGCCTTGCCCGGCTCGCCCGATGCCGCGCTCGCGGCCTGGCTCGCGCTGGTGCAGCCGCTCGTCGATCGCCTGGCGGCGCGCCGGACGCGCCGACGCATCACCTTGCCGCTCGCGCGCAAGATCGCATCCAGCGGCGGCATCGCCGAGGTGGTTCTGCTGGCCGAGGAACGTGATGCCTGGACGCCGCTCGCAATCGGGGAATGGCCGTTCCACGCCATCGCCGGTGCCGACGCATGGCTGCTCGTTCCCGGCGACAGCGAGGGATTTGCGGCGGGAGCGCCGGTCGATGCCTATCTGATCCGGGAGTGA
- a CDS encoding substrate-binding domain-containing protein, producing MGRLSVAFALFCGLTVGVAASFAEDRSIVLATTTATQESGLLDYLLPIFRDKTGIEVTVIARRADEVLDGPRRGEADVVLMHSRPQEEKFVADGFGVKRFDVMYNDYVLIAPKSDPAAVKGKDIATALKAIEAKGAPFVTRGDRSGTHAAELALWIVAGIDIAAAKGAWYREAGQGMASALDAARAANAYVLSDRGSWISFRNRGDLDIAVEGDRRLLNQYGVMLVNPAKFPNVKKDLAQSFIDWLTSPEGQAAIAAYKVDGQQLFFPNSDRSGG from the coding sequence ATGGGCCGCCTGTCCGTTGCATTCGCGCTGTTCTGCGGCCTCACCGTGGGCGTTGCGGCGTCATTCGCCGAGGACCGCAGCATCGTCCTCGCCACCACGACCGCGACCCAGGAATCCGGTCTGCTCGACTATCTGCTGCCGATCTTTCGCGACAAGACCGGCATCGAGGTGACCGTGATCGCGCGGCGCGCCGACGAGGTGCTCGACGGGCCGCGACGCGGCGAGGCCGACGTCGTGCTGATGCATTCACGGCCGCAGGAGGAGAAATTCGTCGCCGACGGGTTTGGCGTGAAGCGTTTCGACGTGATGTACAACGACTACGTTCTGATCGCGCCGAAGAGCGATCCCGCGGCGGTGAAGGGCAAGGACATCGCCACCGCGCTGAAGGCGATCGAGGCCAAGGGCGCGCCGTTCGTGACGCGCGGCGATCGGTCGGGTACCCACGCCGCGGAGCTCGCGCTCTGGATCGTCGCCGGTATCGACATCGCGGCCGCCAAGGGCGCCTGGTATCGCGAGGCGGGGCAGGGCATGGCCTCGGCCCTCGACGCCGCGCGCGCCGCGAATGCCTATGTGCTGTCGGATCGCGGCAGCTGGATCTCGTTCAGGAATCGCGGCGATCTCGACATCGCCGTCGAAGGCGACCGGCGGCTGCTCAATCAGTATGGCGTGATGCTGGTGAATCCTGCGAAGTTTCCCAACGTGAAGAAGGATCTCGCGCAGAGCTTCATCGATTGGCTGACCTCGCCGGAGGGCCAGGCTGCGATCGCCGCCTACAAGGTCGACGGCCAGCAGCTGTTCTTCCCGAATTCGGACCGGTCCGGCGGCTGA
- a CDS encoding helix-turn-helix transcriptional regulator, which translates to MEFLTTSEAADYLRLGERKLYELVTTGAIPCTKVTGKWLFPRHELDLWVLSGLARPAGMLIAEPPPVVGGSQDELLDWSLRESGSGLGSISEGSVRGLERLQRNEVMAAAVHFHGRDPSDDVAGDASVEAVRAAPDLHDAVLVAFVRREQGLVLPPGNPKQLHGLADVLALGARMAMRQQGTGAQMLLDVLLKRTGATTRDLRRVETPALTGPDLAELVRAGQADCGIATRAAARSAGLDFVPLVWENFDLAMRHRSYFRPAMQALLRFLGERRLRQRAEELTGYDPSAAGQIRFAA; encoded by the coding sequence ATGGAATTCCTGACGACCAGCGAAGCGGCCGACTATCTTCGGCTCGGCGAGCGCAAGCTCTATGAACTCGTCACCACCGGCGCGATCCCCTGCACCAAGGTGACCGGAAAGTGGCTCTTCCCGCGACACGAACTCGATCTCTGGGTGCTGTCGGGCCTCGCGCGTCCGGCCGGCATGCTGATCGCGGAGCCGCCGCCAGTGGTGGGCGGCAGCCAGGACGAGCTCCTGGATTGGAGCCTGCGCGAATCCGGCTCGGGCCTGGGATCGATCAGCGAGGGCAGCGTGCGCGGGCTCGAGCGCCTGCAGCGCAACGAGGTGATGGCGGCGGCGGTGCACTTTCACGGGCGGGACCCTTCCGACGATGTCGCCGGGGATGCCAGTGTCGAAGCGGTGCGCGCGGCTCCCGACCTGCATGATGCGGTGCTGGTGGCGTTCGTGCGCCGGGAGCAGGGGCTCGTGCTGCCGCCAGGAAATCCCAAGCAGCTGCACGGCCTGGCCGACGTGCTCGCGCTCGGCGCCCGGATGGCGATGCGGCAACAGGGCACCGGGGCGCAGATGCTTCTCGACGTGCTGCTGAAGCGCACCGGCGCCACGACGCGGGATCTGCGCCGGGTCGAGACACCGGCTCTCACCGGCCCGGACCTTGCCGAGCTGGTCCGCGCCGGCCAGGCCGATTGCGGCATCGCGACGCGTGCGGCCGCGCGCTCGGCGGGGCTCGATTTCGTGCCGCTGGTCTGGGAGAATTTCGACCTCGCGATGCGGCACCGCAGCTATTTCCGCCCTGCCATGCAGGCCCTGCTGCGGTTTCTCGGCGAAAGACGGCTGCGCCAGCGCGCCGAGGAACTAACCGGCTACGATCCCTCGGCCGCGGGCCAGATCCGGTTCGCAGCCTGA